The DNA sequence TCGGCCTGGCCGGTCAGCTCGTAGCGGCGCAGCCGGGACATGGCGGCGCCCCGGTCCTGGGAGTGCTCCTTCCACAGGATGTCCAGGAGCGTGCGGCCCTGGAGTTCGGGGTGGGCGTGCGTCTGCGCGAAGTGGCCGGGGACGACGCGCGCGCCGAGGCGCCACCCGCCCGTGTGCGCCACGTCCTCACCGGCGAGCAGGCGCAGGAAGTGCGACTTGCCCGAGCCGTTGGAGCCGAGCACGGCGACCCGCTCGCCGTAGAACACCTCCAGGTCGAAGGGGCGCATCAGACCGGTGAGTTCGAGCTGCTCGCAGGTGAGCGCGCGCACTCCGGTACGGCCGCCCTTCAGCCGCATCGTGATGTTCTGCTCGCGCGGCGGCTCCGGCGGGGGCCCGGCCTCCTCGAACTTGCGCAGTCTGGTCTGGGCGGCGTGGTACCGGGAGGCCATCTCGTGGCTGACCGAGGCGGCCTGGCGGAGGTTCAGCACCAGCTTCTTGAGCTGGGCGTGCTTCTCGTCCCAGCGCCGGCGCAACTCCTCGAAGCGGGCGAAGCGTTCACGACGGGCCTCGTGGTAGGTGGCGAAGCCCCCGCCGTGCACCCAGGCGTCGGCGCCCGCGGGACCCGGCTCCAGGGAGACGATGCGCTGCGCGGCGCGGGCGAGGAGTTCGCGGTCGTGGGAGACGAACAGCACGGTCTTGCGGGTCTCCGTGAGCCGCTCCTCCAGCCAGCGCTTGCCGGGTACGTCGAGGTAGTTGTCCGGCTCGTCGAGGAGCAGGACCTGGTCGGTGCCGCGCAGCAGCGCCTCGAGGACCAGGCGCTTCTGCTCGCCTCCGGACAGGGTGCGGACCTGGCGCCACTGCGCCTTGTCGTACGGGACGCCCAGCGCGGCCGTGGTGCACATGTCCCACAGCGTCTCCGCCTCGTAGCCGCGGGCCTCGGCCCAGTCCGCGAGTGCCTGCGCGTAACGGAGCTGGGCGGCCTCGTCGTCGACGGTCATGAGGGCGTGCTCGGCCCTGTCGACGGCGTGGGCCGCCTCCCGGATGCGGGGCGTGGCGACGGAGACGAGGAGGTCGCGGACGGTCGTCTCGTCGCGGACGGAGCCGACGAACTGGCGCATGACGCCGAGGCCGCCGGTGACGGTGACGGTCCCGCCGTGCGGCTTCAGCTCGCCGGCGAGCAGGCGGAGCAGGGTCGTCTTGCCCGCGCCGTTGGGGCCGACCAGGGCCGTCACGGCGCCTTCGCCCACCCGGAAGGACACATCGCCCAGCAGGGCCCTCCCGTCGGGGAGGTAGTACTCGAGGTGTGCTGCTTCCAGGTGACCCATGGGGGGATTCTGCGGCGTCGCCGACGCGGGGGGCAAACCGGTTTCGGCCGGGCCACGATCGGCCCGAATGGTGAGACGCGTGTCTCATTATTCGAGTGGGCGCGTAGCGTGAGTGCCCTCCTACGAGAGTGGAAGGGGTGGGTTCGGCATGCCGGAGGCACGGGAGAGCGCCGTCTACACGCATGGGCACCACGAGTCGGTGCTGCGGTCGCACACCTGGCGGACCGCCGAGAACTCGGCGGGGTATCTGCTGGGAGCACTCAAGCCCCACCTGCGGATCCTGGACATCGGCTGCGGGCCCGGCACCATCACCGCCGACCTGGCCGGGCTCGTCCCCGACGGGCACGTCACCGGTCTCGACCGGGAGCCGGGGATCCTCGGGCGGGCCCGGGCGGTGGCCGAGGAGCGGGGGCTGACGAACGTCGCCTTCACGGTGGGGGACGTGCACGCCCTGGACTTCCCGGACGACACGTTCTGCGTGGTGCACGCCCACCAGGTGCTCCAGCACGTGGGCGATCCGGTGGCGGCGCTGCGCGAGATGCGCCGGGTGACCAGGCCGGGCGGTGTCGTCGCGGTACGGGACGCGGACTACGCGGCGATGACCTGGTATCCGGCGTCGCCGGGGATGGACCGCTGGCTGAACCTGTACCGGCGGGTGGCTCGGGCCAACGGGGGTGAGCCGGACGCGGGGCGGCGGCTGAGGTCCTGGGCGCTCGCCGCCGGCTTCACCGATGTCACCGCGACCTCGGGCACCTGGACGTTCGCGACCGATCAGGAGCGGGCCTGGTGGAGCGGCCTGTGGGCGGACCGCACCGTCGCGTCGTCGTACGCCGGGCGAGCGGTGGAGGGGGGCCACGCCACCCGCGAGCAGGTGCGGGAGGTGGCCGGGGCCTGGCGGGAGTGGGGAGCGCGGGCCGACGGCTGGTTCTGCGTGCTGCACGGGGAGATTCTCTGCCGCAAGGAAGTCTGAAGCGGGTTTTACGGGCAATCAGAATGGCAGGAGGTTGACACTATGGTTCCCATTCTGCTTGTTCTGCTGCTGGCGCTGATCCTTTTCGGTGCCGGATTCGCGGTAAAGGTCCTCTGGTGGATCGCCCTGGCGGTTCTGATCGTATGGCTGCTGGGATTCTTCATGCGCAGCACGTCGGCAGGCGGGGGCAGGGGCCGCTGGTACCGGTGGTGAGCCGACGATAATCTCACTCCACTGACGGTAATTCCCCGGGACCTCGTCCCGGGGAATTACCGTCGTCCCTGCCGTCCTTTCACGGCTCGGCCCCGGATCATTCCCGGGGAAGCAGCGGTCCCAGCGGCCCGAGGTCCAGGTTCAGGTCCTCGGGCCGCAGTCCGTAGCGGTCGCGCAGTTCCGCCATGCGGTCCTCGAGCAGCATGAGGGTGAGCCCCACCCGCTCCTCCTGCTCCTCGGTCAGGTCGCCCTCGTCGAACCGGCGCAGCGCCTGGCGTTCCATGAGCTGGCGCAGCAGCTCCACGACGGTGAGCACCAGTTTCACCAGGTCCCGCTCGACCGTGTCCGGCTCCAGGTCCAGCCGCTTGCGCCGGCTCCCGCGCGCCTCGGCAGACGGCTCGGCAGACGGCTCGACGTGCGGCTCGGTGCGCGGTTCGACGATCCGGGCGTCCGGGTCGGCGCTCACTGCGACTCCTCGAAGGGTGAGGGGACCCGCGCGTTCACCGAGCTGATGAGCGCGTTGAGGTCGATACGGACCAGATCGACATCCGCGATGCGCAGCGTGATGTCCCCCGTGATGACGACGCCGCCGGCCAGCAGCCGGTCGAGCAGGTCCACCAGCGCCACCTCGCGGCGTTCGACGACGGTCACGCCCCCTCCTCCCCCGCCGTTTCCTCACCGGCGAACGAATAGGCCGCCCAGGGCCCGGTGAGTTCCACCCGTATTCCGGGAGCACCGTCCTTCGTGCGGTCCACCCTTTCGACGAATTCCTCGGATTCCGCGCGCGGGACCAGATAGGCGGCATTGAGCACATTGCGTCCGGCGGCGCCGGAGAGCGCGGGATTCTGCGGGGCGTGCAGCCGGGAGTCCTCCGCGCATTCCGAAAGGGTCTCGTGCAGCCGGGTCGCGAAGGTCTCGGCCCGCTGCCACAGGTCGTCCTGCGCCTTCGTCCGCATGCGCCGCTGCCGCAGGTAGTCCCGGCCGGACGCCGGCTTCGCCGCGGGCTCGGCCGGCGCGTCCGTGGGGCGCTCCGGCTCGACGTACACCTTGACGCCCCATTCGACGCGGCCCTCCAGCCGCTCCAGGGTCCGCAGGAAGCTCTCCTCACGCGCCTCGATCATCGTCCGTACGCCGCTGTCGTCGCGGAAGACGGTGCCGAGCCGCAGCGGCAGCGGGGTGGTGACGGTGGTGAGCGCGTCGATCACACCCTGGTGGGCGCGGGCGACCCCGGTCAGCCAGTCGAGGTCCTCCAGGTGCGCGCGCAGCGGCTCCTCGGCGAAGTCCGCCTCGGGGACGTGGCTGACGACCGCCACCAGGCCGTGGTGGGGCACCAGCCGGGGCGGGTCTCCCCCGACCCCGGTCAGCTGGGCCTGGAGCGGCGTGCCGAAGGGCCGACAGACCGCGTAGACGTACCGCAGTCCGGTCACGGGGCCTCCTCCCGAGCGCGGCTCGGCTCCAGCTCCTCCAGCCGGGCCAGCCGTTCACGCAGCTCGGCGTTCTCCCGGGCCAGTTCGTCGCGACGGGCGCGTGACGACAGCGCCGGGTCGGACTCCCACCAGTCGATGCCCATCTCCTTCGCCTTGTCCACGGACGCGACGACGAGCCGCAGCTTGATCGTCAGCAGTTCGATGTCGAGCAGGTTGATGCGGATGTCGCCCGCTATGACGACACCCTTGTCCAGCACTCTTTCCAGGATGTCGGCGAGGTTGGCGCCGCCGCCCTGGCCGTACGGCTCGGGAAGCCTGCTGGGGGTGGTCATCGGCGGCTCCGGCTCTCGGGGTCCTC is a window from the Streptomyces capillispiralis genome containing:
- a CDS encoding ABC-F family ATP-binding cassette domain-containing protein, yielding MGHLEAAHLEYYLPDGRALLGDVSFRVGEGAVTALVGPNGAGKTTLLRLLAGELKPHGGTVTVTGGLGVMRQFVGSVRDETTVRDLLVSVATPRIREAAHAVDRAEHALMTVDDEAAQLRYAQALADWAEARGYEAETLWDMCTTAALGVPYDKAQWRQVRTLSGGEQKRLVLEALLRGTDQVLLLDEPDNYLDVPGKRWLEERLTETRKTVLFVSHDRELLARAAQRIVSLEPGPAGADAWVHGGGFATYHEARRERFARFEELRRRWDEKHAQLKKLVLNLRQAASVSHEMASRYHAAQTRLRKFEEAGPPPEPPREQNITMRLKGGRTGVRALTCEQLELTGLMRPFDLEVFYGERVAVLGSNGSGKSHFLRLLAGEDVAHTGGWRLGARVVPGHFAQTHAHPELQGRTLLDILWKEHSQDRGAAMSRLRRYELTGQAEQTFDRLSGGQQARFQILLLELQGVTALLLDEPTDNLDLESAEALQEGLESFEGTVVAVTHDRWFARSFDRFLVFGADGRVRETPEPVWDERRVERAR
- a CDS encoding gas vesicle protein K, producing MDLEPDTVERDLVKLVLTVVELLRQLMERQALRRFDEGDLTEEQEERVGLTLMLLEDRMAELRDRYGLRPEDLNLDLGPLGPLLPRE
- a CDS encoding gas vesicle protein; protein product: MTTPSRLPEPYGQGGGANLADILERVLDKGVVIAGDIRINLLDIELLTIKLRLVVASVDKAKEMGIDWWESDPALSSRARRDELARENAELRERLARLEELEPSRAREEAP
- a CDS encoding methyltransferase domain-containing protein; translated protein: MPEARESAVYTHGHHESVLRSHTWRTAENSAGYLLGALKPHLRILDIGCGPGTITADLAGLVPDGHVTGLDREPGILGRARAVAEERGLTNVAFTVGDVHALDFPDDTFCVVHAHQVLQHVGDPVAALREMRRVTRPGGVVAVRDADYAAMTWYPASPGMDRWLNLYRRVARANGGEPDAGRRLRSWALAAGFTDVTATSGTWTFATDQERAWWSGLWADRTVASSYAGRAVEGGHATREQVREVAGAWREWGARADGWFCVLHGEILCRKEV
- a CDS encoding gas vesicle protein, whose product is MTVVERREVALVDLLDRLLAGGVVITGDITLRIADVDLVRIDLNALISSVNARVPSPFEESQ
- a CDS encoding hydrophobic protein; this translates as MVPILLVLLLALILFGAGFAVKVLWWIALAVLIVWLLGFFMRSTSAGGGRGRWYRW
- a CDS encoding GvpL/GvpF family gas vesicle protein; translated protein: MTGLRYVYAVCRPFGTPLQAQLTGVGGDPPRLVPHHGLVAVVSHVPEADFAEEPLRAHLEDLDWLTGVARAHQGVIDALTTVTTPLPLRLGTVFRDDSGVRTMIEAREESFLRTLERLEGRVEWGVKVYVEPERPTDAPAEPAAKPASGRDYLRQRRMRTKAQDDLWQRAETFATRLHETLSECAEDSRLHAPQNPALSGAAGRNVLNAAYLVPRAESEEFVERVDRTKDGAPGIRVELTGPWAAYSFAGEETAGEEGA